From Columba livia isolate bColLiv1 breed racing homer chromosome 7, bColLiv1.pat.W.v2, whole genome shotgun sequence, one genomic window encodes:
- the NXPH2 gene encoding neurexophilin-2, whose amino-acid sequence MVHLQPLPLIVVQGVLQLVFCEASRVVQATDVLDWEDKDAAETLVDTAVHSRIINPLRLFVKPSPVLKHSQVSYSDSIENFWDWLSNITEVQESLARTKRRPIVKTGKFKKMFGWGDFHSNIKTVKLNLLITGKIVDHGNGTFSVYFRHNSTGLGNVSVSLVPPSKVVEFEPSPQSTLETKESKSFNCRIEYEKTDRAKKTALCNFDPSKICYQEQTQSHVSWLCSKPFKVICIYIAFYSVDYKLVQKVCPDYNYHSETPYLSSG is encoded by the coding sequence GTATTTTGCGAGGCCAGTCGAGTCGTACAAGCCACAGACGTGCTGGACTGGGAAGACAAGGATGCTGCAGAGACGCTGGTGGACACCGCGGTCCACTCCAGAATCATCAACCCTTTACGCCTGTTTGTGAAGCCATCTCCAGTACTGAAACACAGCCAGGTGTCCTACTCGGACAGCATAGAAAACTTTTGGGATTGGTTGTCCAACATCACAGAGGTTCAGGAATCTCTTGCACGAACTAAACGCAGACCTATAGTAAAAACTGGGAAGTTCAAGAAAATGTTTGGATGGGGCGACTTCCACTCTAACATCAAAACTGTTAAGCTGAACCTCCTGATCACAGGGAAAATCGTCGATCACGGCAATGGGACCTTCAGTGTTTATTTCCGACATAACTCCACGGGTCTGGGGAACGTTTCCGTCAGCCTGGTGCCGCCTTCCAAGGTGGTCGAGTTCGAACCGTCTCCACAATCGACGCTGGAGACCAAGGAATCCAAGTCCTTCAATTGCCGAATCGAGTACGAAAAAACAGACCGAGCTAAAAAAACTGCCTTGTGCAACTTCGACCCTTCAAAGATCTGCTACCAAGAGCAGACTCAAAGCCATGTCTCCTGGTTGTGCTCCAAGCCCTTCAAAGTTATCTGCATCTACATCGCTTTTTACAGCGTAGACTACAAACTGGTGCAAAAGGTCTGTCCTGATTACAACTACCACAGCGAGACTCCGTACCTGTCCTCTGGCTGA